The window CGGCGCGCCGACGCTGATCTACGAGGACCTGTCCCTGGCCTTGCGCACCCTGCGCGACCTGGTCAATCCGCGCATCGAGAAGATCCGCGTCGATTCCAGGGAGAACTTCCAGAAAATCACGCAGTTCGTCGAAGAACTGATGCCGGAAATCGCCGATCGCCTGGAGCATTATCCCGGCGAGCGGCCGATCTTCGACCTGTACGGGGTCGAGGATGAGGTGCAGAAGGCGCTGGAGCGCAAGGTTCTGCTCAAGTCCGGCGGCTACCTGATCATCGACCCGACCGAGGCGATGACCACCATCGACGTGAACACCGGCGCCTTCGTCGGCCATCGCAACCTCGAAGAAACCATCTTCAAGACCAACCTCGAGGCCGCCACCGCCATCGCCCGCCAGCTGCGCCTGCGCAACCTGGGCGGGATCATCATCATCGACTTCATCGACATGGAAGACGAGGAGCACCGCCGCCAGGTCCTGCGGACCCTGGAGAAGCAGCTCGAACGTGACCATGCCAAGACCAACATCATTGGCATCACCGAGCTGGGCCTGGTGCAGATGACCCGCAAGCGCACCCGCGAAAGCCTGGTGCAGGTGCTCTGCGAGCCCTGCCCGAGCTGTCAGGGGCGCGGCATGCTGAAGACCGCCGAGACCATCTGCTACGAGATCTTCCGCGAAATCCTCCGCGAGGCCCGCGCCTATCAGGCCGATTCTTACCTGGTGCTGGCTAACCAGAAGGTGGTCGATCGCCTGCTCGACGAGGAGTCGGGCAACGTTGCCGATCTGGAAGTCTTCATCGGCCGCACCATCAAGTTCCAGGTCGAGGCCATGTATTCCCAGGAACAGTACGACGTTGTCCTGCTTTGAGAGGCAGGTCCCAATGTCTTGGCTTTACATGGAATGCCGCTCTGGAACGGGCGGTTGCGGAGCTTTCTCTGACGCACACTGTCAGACGGGGTTCGCTACTGCATGGCTGGGAACCAGCACGATGACCGTTTACCTTCTGCCACGAGCGCCTGCCTGACATGGGGCGCCTGTTCGCCGCGTCGCTGCGCGTGTTCCTGGGGCTGCTGGCCCTGGGGCTGGTGCTGCTTGCGCTGTACGTCAGCCTGGGGCGCCAGCTGGTGCCGCTGGTGGCCGAGTACCGTGACGAGTTGGCGCAGAAGGCCAGTGCCCAGCTCCGCCTGCCGGTGACCATCGGCGGGCTCGAAGGTCACTGGCAGGACTTCGGTCCGATCATCGTGGTCCGCGATATCCAGCTGGGCGCTGGCAACGATGCGCTGCGCCTGGAGCGCGTGCACCTGACGCCGGACTTGCTCGGCAGCCTGATGGCGCGCCAGCCGCGCATCGACAGCCTGGAGCTGGAGGGCCTGCAGCTCACCCTGCGGGAAGACGAGCAGGGCCAGTGGCATGCCGACGGGCTGCCCAGCCACGGTGACAGCGATCCGCGCCAGCTGGTCGATCTCCTGCTGGCGCCGCGCCGCCTGTCGCTGATGGACAGCCAACTGACCGTGCTGCCGCAGGGCGCGGAGCCCCTCTCGCTGAGTTATGTCGGCATGACGCTTCACAGCGGCAGTCGTCAGCATCTCGATGTGCGGTTCACGTTGCCGGGCGGTGAGCCGGTCGCGGCTCGGCTGGACGCCCGCCTGAATCGCGACGACTGGCGGCAGAGCTCGGCGCAGGCCTACCTGAGCCTGCCGCAGACGGATTGGTCGAGGTGGCTGCCCGAGCGCCTGACCGGTG of the Pseudomonas sp. PSE14 genome contains:
- the rng gene encoding ribonuclease G, with the translated sequence MSEEILINITPMESRVAVVENGVLQEVHVERTLRRGIVGNIYKGKVVRVLPGMQAAFVDIGLERAAFIHAAEISTREGSAVESISALVHEGQSLVVQVTKDPIGTKGARLTTHLSIPSRYLVYMPRTSHVGISLKIEDEVERERLKQVVAKCVAAEGIVEQGGFILRTAAEGAGEDEILADIRYLRRLWDQIAAQIQTVGAPTLIYEDLSLALRTLRDLVNPRIEKIRVDSRENFQKITQFVEELMPEIADRLEHYPGERPIFDLYGVEDEVQKALERKVLLKSGGYLIIDPTEAMTTIDVNTGAFVGHRNLEETIFKTNLEAATAIARQLRLRNLGGIIIIDFIDMEDEEHRRQVLRTLEKQLERDHAKTNIIGITELGLVQMTRKRTRESLVQVLCEPCPSCQGRGMLKTAETICYEIFREILREARAYQADSYLVLANQKVVDRLLDEESGNVADLEVFIGRTIKFQVEAMYSQEQYDVVLL